A DNA window from Fragaria vesca subsp. vesca linkage group LG3, FraVesHawaii_1.0, whole genome shotgun sequence contains the following coding sequences:
- the LOC101305147 gene encoding uncharacterized protein LOC101305147 isoform 1 — protein MYLTLMVCVRSGGFCGFDNNEVICSCSDRSYDKTCDDDLPSSRKTTLLLALAGRVGKNMKVKPYLLAGAYEIRWELSLVLFTSLWCLSKKYSPYDELHKIMSHNIR, from the exons ATGTACCTCACACTGATGGTTTGCGTGAGGAGTGGTGGGTTTTGTGGATTCGATAACAATGAAGTTATATGTTCTTGCAGTGATAGATCTTACGACAAAACCTGTGATGATG ATCTCCCAAGTTCCAGGAAAACCACATTACTATTGGCTCTTGCAGGAAGAGTTGGTAAAAATATGAAA GTCAAGCCTTATTTACTAGCAGGTGCTTATGAAATTAGATGGGAACTTTCCTTGGTTCTTTTCACTTCCCTATGGTGTTTGTCAAAAAAATACTCTCCCTATGATGAGCTCCACAAAATCATGTCACACAACATTCGATAA